The Bacteroidota bacterium genomic sequence TGGTCGCCTGATTCTAAAACAATTTATTTCACTGCTGAAGTAAAGGGGAACATTCCTATTTATTCAATGAATCTGAAAAGAGAAGTTAAAGAATTAGTAGGAGGTCCATATTGGCACGAGAATGTTCGTCTTTCTAAAGATGGAAAATTTTTTACTTTCACTCGCCGCGAAATTTCATACCCGAATGAAGTTTATACATTTTCGATAAAAGAGAATAAGGTTGTTCGGGTTACAGATGTGAACAACAAATTTTTAAGTGAAGTAAAACTTGCGAAAGGTGAAGAAGTTTGGTTCGATGGCGCTGCCGGAAAAGTGCAGGGCTGGATTGTAAAACCGTCCGACTTCAACCCAACGAAAAAATATCCGCTGCTTCTCATCATCCACGGTGGTCCGCAACAGATGTTTGGCAATGCGTACCGCAACGATTGGCAGGCATTTCCGGGTGCGGGCTTCGTTGTGATGTTTACAAATCCTGAAGGAAGCCCCGGTTATGGACAAAAATTTGTTGACGCTATCAGCAAGGACTGGGGGGGTAATTGTTATAAAAGCGTGATGAATGCAGTCGATTATGCCGTCGCACTCGGCTACATTGATGAAAAGAAAATCTCGGCTTACGGCGGGAGCTTTGGCGGTTATATGGTGAACTGGATTTTAGGTAATACCAACAGGTTCGCAGCTCTCATTTCACACGCCGGTGTTTACAATTTAGAAGCGATGCACGGCACCACCGAGGAACTCTGGTTCCCCGAATGGGAAATGGGCGGCACACCGTGGGAAAATCCTGAATTGTATCTAAAATGGTCGCCACATTTTTTAGTGAAGAATTTTAAAACGCCAACACTCATAACTCATGGCGAGTTAGATTTCCGTGTTCCGATTCAGCAAGGAATGGAGATGTTCACGGCGCTGCAGCGAAAAGGAGTTCCATCAAAATTCCTCTGGTTCCCCGACGAAGGACACTGGATAATGAAACCGCAAAATAATGAGTTGTGGTACAAAACAATGATCGATTGGTTGACTGAATGGGGAAAGTGAGATTATTGAATCAATGAATAAATGGATAAATTGCTAAATGAACTTTACAGAAAAAATTAGAAAAATTCAGCACAAACAAAACTCGTTGTTGTGTATCGGACTTGATACTGATATCAAGAAGATTCCGAAACATCTTCTGAAAGCTGGAAACCCTCTGCTTGAGTTCAACAAAATCGTGATTGACGCTACCAAAGATTTAGTCTGTGCATATAAGCTTAACCTGGCTTTTTACGAAGAGCATGGAGCCAAAGGTTGGGACACAATTGAAAAGACACTTGAGTTAATTCCCGAAGGCATCATTACAATCGCCGATGGCAAGCGTGGCGACATTGGCAACACAGCTGAAAAACAAGCATCAGCGCTACTTCATAAACTAAATTTTACATCTGCTACAATCAGCCCTTATATGGGTTTCGATGCAATCGAACCTTTCACAACATCGCAGCATAAAGGTGCATTCGTACTTTGTGTAACATCAAATTCAGGTGCAAAGGATTTTCAGCATTTGAAAATTTCGGGCAAACCGCTTTACGAACATGTCGCTATAAAATCAAAAAAGTGGAATGCCAATAACAATATCGGACTTGTTGTTGGGGCAACGCGAATATCCGAATTAAAAAAAATTCGGAATATTGTACCCGAAATGCCGTTCCTGATTCCGGGTGTCGGTGCACAAAAAGGCGATTTAGAACAATCTGTAAAATCCGGATGTACAAACGAGGGGGACTTAGCGATCATCAATATCGGCAGAAGTATCATTTACGTTTCGATGCAAAGAATATTCGATAAAAAAGTAAGAGAGTCGGCAGAATATTACTCTCACACGATTAATTATTATAGAAAGAAATATTATTCGATAGTTTAAGATTT encodes the following:
- the pyrF gene encoding orotidine-5'-phosphate decarboxylase, coding for MNFTEKIRKIQHKQNSLLCIGLDTDIKKIPKHLLKAGNPLLEFNKIVIDATKDLVCAYKLNLAFYEEHGAKGWDTIEKTLELIPEGIITIADGKRGDIGNTAEKQASALLHKLNFTSATISPYMGFDAIEPFTTSQHKGAFVLCVTSNSGAKDFQHLKISGKPLYEHVAIKSKKWNANNNIGLVVGATRISELKKIRNIVPEMPFLIPGVGAQKGDLEQSVKSGCTNEGDLAIINIGRSIIYVSMQRIFDKKVRESAEYYSHTINYYRKKYYSIV
- a CDS encoding S9 family peptidase — protein: MKKYNLQLILILLIIFISSFSISQEKRTFTIDDMFKFTRVGDPQISPDGKWIAYVASVVDKEKNRSNSDIWLIPSTGGTPRQLTASDKPDDRPRWSPDGKTIAFNSTRDGSPQIYLIDVTGGEARKVTSVPNGTANHIWAPDGKSLIFQSSVYPDCYTGDWTKDKACNEKKAEEKSTGKVKARIIDELMYKHWNTWTEETRNHIFITSTDGKEVRQITNGKFTVPPIALNGSEDVQVSPDGKEIVFATNMEKDLAWSTNNDIFVIPTGGGEPKKISAGLGADVSPRYSPNGNYIAYRSQKTPMFEADLWRILLYNRKTGETTILTDETNFDNWVDDFIWSPDSKTIYFTAEVKGNIPIYSMNLKREVKELVGGPYWHENVRLSKDGKFFTFTRREISYPNEVYTFSIKENKVVRVTDVNNKFLSEVKLAKGEEVWFDGAAGKVQGWIVKPSDFNPTKKYPLLLIIHGGPQQMFGNAYRNDWQAFPGAGFVVMFTNPEGSPGYGQKFVDAISKDWGGNCYKSVMNAVDYAVALGYIDEKKISAYGGSFGGYMVNWILGNTNRFAALISHAGVYNLEAMHGTTEELWFPEWEMGGTPWENPELYLKWSPHFLVKNFKTPTLITHGELDFRVPIQQGMEMFTALQRKGVPSKFLWFPDEGHWIMKPQNNELWYKTMIDWLTEWGK